The sequence GGAGAGCTACTCCGTGTACGTGTACAAGGTGCTGAATCAAGTCCATCAGGACACCGGCATCTTGTCCAAAGCAATGGGAATCATGAATTCCTTCGTCAACGACATTTTCGAGCGCGTCGCTGGGGAGGCATCGCGCCTGGCGCATTACAACAAGTGCTGGACTATCACATCTAGGGAGATTCAGACCGCCGTGtgcttgctgctacctggggagctggccaagcacaccgtgtccgagggcactaaggctgtcaccaagtatacctgctccaagtaaatataatatgcctagccgctgttaacggagaaggcaatggcaccccactccagtactcttgcctggaaaatcccatggacggagggcctggtgggctgtagtccatggggtcgctaagagtcggacacgattgagcgacttcactcacttaagCCACTTCACCATAGGTATTTGTTGTCTTCCAAATTCCTCGGCAACTGGATTAGGTTGGGTGGAATCTGAATGGACTCAGTCTGTTGAaggttagcatttttttctttttctttttgtcttttgtcaGGGCCACAGAACTTATCTGCCAACAAAACTAAAGTGTAAGGGATCAGACTGAGGAACCATATTAGCCTTAAATACTGTTTCCTTCGCCAATACCTTTGAGTCTTTCAGTAACTCCACATGAATATCGATAAACTTTCCTTCACATAAGGCATGGCAACATAAGTCAGCAGATACATGTAAAATCTTCTTCAATATGCAGAGGCTGATGGCAATATGTGAAAAACGttctagggggcttccctggtggctcagaggataaagcatctgcctgcaatgcaggagaccaggggtttgatccctgggttaggaagatgccctggagaaggaaatggcaacctactccagtattcttgccgggtgaatcccatggacagaggagcctggcgggctacagtccacggggtcgcagagtcagacacgactgagcgacttcactttctttttttaaaatgaattttttaatgagTCAATATTTTTGGTCAGTTCAAAAAcatggtggcggtggtggtttagtcgctcagttgtgtccgactcttgcgaccgcatggactggagTCCGCCAGCTTCCTCTGaacatgggcttctccaggtgagaatactggtgtggattgccatttccttctccagaggatcttcctaactcaggaatc is a genomic window of Bos mutus isolate GX-2022 chromosome 13, NWIPB_WYAK_1.1, whole genome shotgun sequence containing:
- the LOC102265252 gene encoding LOW QUALITY PROTEIN: histone H2B type 2-E (The sequence of the model RefSeq protein was modified relative to this genomic sequence to represent the inferred CDS: deleted 1 base in 1 codon), producing the protein MSELAKSAPAPKKGSKKAVTKAQKKDGKKRKRSCKESYSVYVYKVLNQVHQDTGILSKAMGIMNSFVNDIFERVAGEASRLAHYNKCWTITSREIQTAVCLLLPGELAKHTVSEGTKAVTKYTCSK